A section of the Paenibacillus aurantius genome encodes:
- a CDS encoding sensor histidine kinase: MPDRPGRYIPFSYKMMVPYLLLVMMTDIIVGYFSYHSAVQSRTELVQANAAGALRQMRDNTRYQMADLQAVSDSLFSSPSYQSYLQVAGDRAAVYETTMRGLLPLMETPLKMTAQNLRMIVYVTNSRIDEIHGNLNMDIQDKSYALLSINRLSSQSWHADMVASGEDNVWRQVDNDAEFGNLSLLRKLISFTDYQTEIGFLRITVPMKELFHSLLISGISQDSIIQVVDERENRVLFSNAPDRELSAKDGRFLTIAEEIPNTDLVLRANIPISALHQDAGRIGLITLSVCGISFVVMAVMAFLVAQYSGRSIKHILSCIRLFQAGQFSKRLALTGNDEFAQISAAFNRMAQNIDELIREVYLQGIQKKEAELTALQAQINPHFLYNTLSSINSLAHIGETKKLGAMVAGLARFYRLTLNEGNLFIPIGKEIDQVKSYLDIQAIKYANRFTVSYELDPDILPCQTIKLIVQPFVENVLKHAWFEERIHIRLMGSRQGERIELRIIDNGLGMTREALRRLSDPHQPETGGYGVRNVNERIRLQYGDLYGVHIFSRLGIGTTVRIMLPYEDGKGQRRLNEA; this comes from the coding sequence ATGCCAGACCGGCCCGGGAGGTATATCCCTTTTTCCTACAAAATGATGGTCCCCTATCTGCTGCTCGTGATGATGACCGATATCATCGTCGGCTATTTTTCTTACCATTCGGCCGTACAATCCCGAACCGAGCTCGTCCAGGCGAACGCGGCAGGGGCGCTGCGGCAAATGCGCGACAACACCCGCTACCAGATGGCGGATTTGCAAGCCGTTTCCGACTCTCTGTTCAGCAGTCCGTCCTACCAATCCTACCTGCAGGTGGCCGGCGACCGTGCGGCGGTTTATGAAACGACCATGCGCGGCCTGCTGCCGCTAATGGAAACCCCGCTCAAGATGACGGCTCAAAACCTAAGAATGATCGTGTATGTGACCAACAGCCGGATCGACGAAATCCACGGGAATTTGAACATGGACATTCAGGACAAAAGCTACGCCCTGCTGTCCATTAATCGGCTGTCCTCCCAGAGCTGGCACGCGGATATGGTCGCAAGCGGAGAAGACAACGTCTGGCGGCAAGTGGACAACGATGCGGAGTTTGGAAACCTGTCCCTCCTAAGAAAGCTGATTTCCTTTACGGACTACCAGACGGAGATCGGGTTTCTGCGCATTACGGTCCCGATGAAGGAGCTGTTTCATTCTCTGCTCATCTCGGGAATCAGCCAGGATTCCATTATTCAAGTCGTCGATGAACGGGAGAACAGGGTGTTATTCTCGAACGCTCCGGACCGGGAGCTTTCCGCTAAGGACGGCCGGTTTCTGACGATAGCCGAGGAGATCCCGAATACCGATCTCGTGCTTCGGGCTAATATTCCGATTAGCGCTCTGCACCAGGACGCGGGCCGGATCGGTCTCATTACGCTGTCGGTTTGCGGAATCAGCTTTGTCGTCATGGCCGTCATGGCTTTTCTGGTCGCTCAGTATTCCGGACGAAGCATCAAGCATATCTTGTCCTGCATCCGCCTGTTTCAGGCCGGGCAATTCTCTAAGCGTCTGGCGTTAACGGGAAACGATGAGTTCGCGCAAATATCGGCCGCTTTCAACCGCATGGCCCAGAACATAGATGAGCTGATCCGGGAGGTTTACCTCCAGGGCATTCAGAAAAAGGAGGCGGAGCTGACGGCGCTGCAGGCGCAGATCAACCCGCATTTTCTCTACAACACGCTGTCCTCGATCAACAGCCTCGCGCACATCGGCGAGACCAAGAAGCTGGGGGCTATGGTGGCGGGCCTGGCCAGGTTTTACCGGCTGACGCTGAATGAGGGAAACCTGTTTATCCCGATCGGCAAGGAGATCGATCAGGTGAAGAGCTACCTGGACATCCAGGCGATCAAGTATGCCAATCGGTTTACCGTCAGCTATGAGCTGGACCCTGACATTCTGCCCTGCCAGACAATAAAGCTGATTGTGCAGCCTTTCGTCGAGAACGTTCTGAAGCATGCCTGGTTTGAGGAAAGAATTCATATCCGTCTGATGGGAAGCCGCCAAGGCGAGCGCATTGAGCTCCGCATCATCGATAACGGTCTCGGCATGACGAGAGAAGCCCTGCGGCGATTGTCCGACCCCCATCAGCCGGAGACGGGAGGGTATGGGGTAAGGAACGTCAACGAACGCATCCGGCTGCAATACGGAGACCTGTACGGCGTTCACATCTTCAGCAGACTGGGAATCGGAACAACGGTACGCATTATGCTTCCCTATGAAGACGGGAAAGGGCAAAGGAGGCTTAACGAAGCATGA